One Xiphophorus maculatus strain JP 163 A chromosome 10, X_maculatus-5.0-male, whole genome shotgun sequence genomic region harbors:
- the vcl gene encoding vinculin translates to MPVFHTKTIESILEPVAQQISHLVIMHEEGEVDGKAIPDLSAPVAAVQAAVSNLVRVGKDTVQTTEDQIMKRDMPPAFIKVENACTKLVQAASMLKADPYSVPARDYLIDGSRGILSGTSDLLLTFDEAEVRKIIRVCKGILEYLSVAEVVESMEDLITYTKNLGPGMTKMAKMIDERQQELTHQEHRVMLVNSMNTVKELLPILISGIKIFVTTKTSGSQGVEEALKNRNFTYEKMSAEINEIIRVLQLTSWDEDAWANKDTEAMKRALGLIDSKMAQAKSWLRDPNAPPGDAGEQAVRQILDEAGKVGELCAGKERRDILGTAKTLGQMTDQVSEMRARGQGASPAAMQKAQQVSQGLDVLAGKAGNAARKLEAMTNSKQAIAKRIDAAQSWLADPHGSPEGEENIKALLNEARKIADMCEDPKEREEILRSAGELAAMTAKLSELRRQGKGDTPEARALAKQIATALQNLQSKTNKAVANSRPAKAAVHLEGKTEQAQRWIDNPTVDDSGVGQAAIRGLVAEGRRLANALQGPYRQELMGKCEQVEQLMAQLADLAARGEGDSPQARAVAQQLQEALKDLKGKMQEAMTQEVSDIFSDTTTPIKLLAVAATAPLDAPNRDEVFEDRAANFENHANRLGATAEKAAAVGTANKSTVEGIQAAVKSTRDLTPQVVSAARILLRNPGNQAAYEHFETMKNQWIDNVEKMTVLVDEAIDTKSLLDASEEAIKKDLDKCRVAMNNHQPQMLVAGATSIARRANRILLVAKREVENSEDPKFREIVKAASDELSRTISPMVMNAKAVAGNIQDPNLQKGFLDSGYKILGAVAKVREAFQPQEPDFPPPPPELDQLSLNDEAAPPKPPLPEGEVPPPRPPPPEEKDEEFPEHKAGEKVNEPMMVAARQLHDEARKWSSKGNDIIGAAKRMALLMAEMSRLVRGGSGNKRALIQCAKDIAKASDEVTRLAKEVAKQCTDKRIRTNLLQVCERIPTISTQLKILSTVKATMLGRTNISEEESEQATEMLVHNAQNLMQSVKETVREAEAASIKIRTDAGFTLHWVRKTPWYQ, encoded by the exons GTTGGAAAGGATACCGTGCAAACAACAGAGGACCAGATCATGAAAAGGGATATGCCACCAGCCTTTATCAA AGTGGAGAATGCCTGCACAAAGCTGGTTCAAGCTGCCTCCATGCTGAAAGCCGACCCGTACTCTGTTCCTGCTCGGGATTACCTCATCGATGGATCTCGAGGCATTCTGTCTGGCACATCTGACCTGCTCCTCACTTTTGATGAGGCAGAG GTCCGTAAAATAATCCGTGTGTGCAAAGGCATCTTGGAATATCTGAGCGTGGCCGAGGTGGTGGAGTCAATGGAGGACTTGATCACATACACAAAGAATCTGGGGCCAG GTATGACAAAGATGGCAAAAATGATCGATGAGCGCCAGCAGGAGCTCACACATCAGGAGCATCGTGTGATGCTGGTCAATTCCATGAATACAGTCAAAGAGCTGCTACCCATCCTCATCTCAG GTATAAAAATCTTTGTGACGACCAAGACATCTGGGAGCCAGGGTGTGGAGGAAGCCCTGAAGAACCGAAACTTCACTTATGAGAAGATGAGCGCTGAGATAAATGAGATCATCAGAGTCCTGCAGCTCACATCCTGGGATGAAGACGCCTGGGCCAATAAG GACACTGAGGCCATGAAGAGGGCTCTGGGACTGATTGATTCAAAGATGGCTCAGGCTAAAAGCTGGTTGAGGGATCCAAACGCTCCACCAG GGGACGCTGGCGAGCAGGCCGTCCGTCAGATCCTGGATGAAGCCGGGAAAGTCGGTGAGCTCTGTGCTGGGAAGGAGCGCAGGGACATCCTGGGAACGGCCAAGACTCTGGGTCAGATGACTGACCAGGTGTCTGAGATGAGGGCAAG AGGTCAAGGAGCATCCCCGGCTGCCATGCAGAAGGCACAGCAGGTTTCCCAGGGGCTCGACGTTCTGGCCGGCAAGGCTGGCAATGCTGCTCGCAAACTCGAGGCCATGACCAACTCCAAGCAGGCCATCGCCAAAAGGATCGACGCTGCACAA AGCTGGCTTGCAGACCCCCATGGCAGCCCAGAGGGAGAGGAGAATATCAAGGCCCTCCTCAATGAGGCCAGAAAGATTGCAGACATGTGTGAGGATCccaaagaaagagaagagatTTTGCGCTCTGCTGGAGAGCTGGCCGCCATGACTGCCAAGCTGTCTGAACTCAGAAGACA GGGTAAAGGTGACACTCCTGAGGCCCGAGCTTTGGCCAAGCAGATAGCAACAGCCCTGCAGAACCTGCAGTCGAAGACCAACAAGGCTGTGGCCAACAGCCGGCCTGCGAAGGCCGCCGTCCACCTGGAGGGGAAGACGGAGCAGGCGCAGCGCTGGATTGACAACCCCACCGTGGACGACAGCGGTGTGG GCCAGGCAGCCATCCGTGGGCTGGTGGCCGAGGGCCGCCGGCTGGCCAACGCTCTGCAGGGCCCGTACAGGCAGGAGCTGATGGGGAAGTGCGAGCAGGTGGAGCAGCTCATGGCGCAGCTGGCTGACTTGGCCGCCCGTGGCGAAGGGGACTCCCCGCAGGCACGCGCCGTGGCTCAGCAGCTCCAGGAAGCCTTGAAA GACCTGAAAGGAAAGATGCAGGAGGCAATGACTCAGGAAGTGTCTGACATCTTCAGTGACACCACCACCCCCATCAAGTTGCTGGCAGTGGCTGCTACAGCGCCCCTCGACGCTCCCAACAGAGATGAG GTCTTTGAGGACAGAGCCGCCAACTTCGAGAACCACGCCAATAGGCTCGGCGCCACGGCCGAGAAGGCGGCCGCAGTCGGCACTGCGAACAAGAGTACAGTGGAGGGAATCCAGGCTGCCGTCAAGTCAACCAGAGATCTAACACCACAA gtggtGTCTGCTGCTCGCATTCTGCTGAGAAACCCTGGCAACCAAGCAGCATATGAACATTTTGAGACCATGAAGAATCAGTGGATTGACAATGTGGAAAAGATGACTG TTTTGGTCGATGAGGCCATTGATACCAAATCTCTGCTGGACGCCTCTGAGGAGGCCATAAAGAAGGACTTGGATAAATGCCGCGTTGCCATGAACAATCACCAGCCTCAGATGCTGGTGGCCGGCGCCACCAGCATTGCCCGAAGAGCCAACCGCATCCTTCTGGTGGCAAAACGAGAGGTGGAGAACTCCGAAGATCCCAAATTCAGAGAAATAGTGAAAGCTGCATCAGATGAACTGAGCCGGACGATTTCTCCCATGGTGATGAATGCAAAGGCTGTGGCTGGAAATATCCAGGATCCAA atctTCAGAAGGGATTTTTGGATTCGGGTTATAAGATTCTTGGAGCTGTAGCAAAAGTTAGGGAGGCCTTCCAGCCTCAAGAGCCAGACTTCCCACCACCACCTCCGGAGCTGGATCAGCTCAGC CTTAATGATGAAGCAGCACCTCCCAAGCCTCCTCTTCCAGAGGGAGAAGTTCCTCCACCCAGACCTCCTCCTCCTGAGGAGAAAGACGAGGAGTTCCCAGAGCACAAAGCTGGAGAGAAAGTCAATGAGCCCATGATGGTGGCTGCTAGGCAGCTTCACGACGAAGCCCGCAAATGGTCCAGCAAA GGAAACGACATCATCGGCGCTGCCAAGCGAATGGCCCTGCTCATGGCAGAGATGTCCCGTTTGGTGCGTGGAGGCAGCGGAAACAAACGCGCCCTGATCCAGTGCGCCAAGGACATCGCCAAAGCCTCTGACGAAGTCACACGGCTGGCGAAGGAAGTGGCCAAGCAATGTACCGACAAACGAATCAGGACCAACCTGCTCCAG GTGTGTGAGCGCATTCCCACCATCAGCACTCAGCTCAAAATCTTGTCCACTGTCAAGGCCACCATGTTGGGCCGTACCAACATCAGTGAAGAGGAGTCTGAGCAG GCGACTGAAATGTTGGTCCACAACGCTCAGAACCTGATGCAGTCTGTGAAGGAGACTGTCAGAGAAGCGGAGGCGGCCTCCATTAAGATCCGGACAGATGCAGGTTTCACCCTCCACTGGGTCAGAAAGACCCCCTGGTATCAGTAA